In the genome of bacterium, one region contains:
- a CDS encoding inorganic diphosphatase, giving the protein MTEAINYLGKKIKVLMDRPLGSKHPKYDFYYPVNYGYVPNTLAADGEELDAYVLGVDQPLEEFTGKCIAIIHRTDDNDDKLIVTPLGNTFTDEEITEQVKFQEQYFQSTIIRYKP; this is encoded by the coding sequence ATGACAGAGGCGATCAATTATTTAGGCAAAAAAATCAAAGTGCTAATGGACAGGCCTTTGGGGTCCAAACATCCTAAATATGATTTTTATTATCCCGTAAATTATGGATATGTACCAAACACGCTAGCAGCTGATGGGGAAGAATTAGATGCGTATGTTCTAGGAGTCGACCAACCACTCGAAGAATTTACTGGCAAGTGCATAGCAATCATACATAGAACCGATGACAATGATGATAAATTGATCGTTACCCCTCTTGGTAATACATTCACAGATGAGGAAATTACTGAACAAGTTAAATTTCAAGAGCAGTATTTCCAATCCACTATCATTAGGTATAAACCCTAA